One Homo sapiens chromosome 3, GRCh38.p14 Primary Assembly genomic window carries:
- the GRM2 gene encoding metabotropic glutamate receptor 2 isoform c (isoform c is encoded by transcript variant 3) yields the protein MFVVNAVYAMAHALHNMHRALCPNTTRLCDAMRPVNGRRLYKDFVLNVKFDAPFRPADTHNEVRFDRFGDGIGRYNIFTYLRAGSGRYRYQKVGYWAEGLTLDTSLIPWASPSAGPLPASRCSEPCLQNEVKSVQPGEVCCWLCIPCQPYEYRLDEFTCADCGLGYWPNASLTGCFELPQEYIRWGDAWAVGPVTIACLGALATLFVLGVFVRHNATPVVKASGRELCYILLGGVFLCYCMTFIFIAKPSTAVCTLRRLGLGTAFSVCYSALLTKTNRIARIFGGAREGAQRPRFISPASQVAICLALISGQLLIVVAWLVVEAPGTGKETAPERREVVTLRCNHRDASMLGSLAYNVLLIALCTLYAFKTRKCPENFNEAKFIGFTMYTTCIIWLAFLPIFYVTSSDYRVQTTTMCVSVSLSGSVVLGCLFAPKLHIILFQPQKNVVSHRAPTSRFGSAAARASSSLGQGSGSQFVPTVCNGREVVDSTTSSL from the exons ATGTTTGTGGTCAATGCAGTGTACGCCATGGCCCATGCGCTCCACAACATGCACCGTGCCCTCTGCCCCAACACCACCCGGCTCTGTGACGCGATGCGGCCAGTTAACGGGCGCCGCCTCTACAAGGACTTTGTGCTCAACGTCAAGTTTGATG CCCCCTTTCGCCCAGCTGACACCCACAATGAGGTCCGCTTTGACCGCTTTGGTGATGGTATTGGCCGCTACAACATCTTCACCTATCTGCGTGCAGGCAGTGGGCGCTATCGCTACCAGAAGGTGGGCTACTGGGCAGAAGGCTTGACTCTGGACACCAGCCTCATCCCATGGGCCTCACCCTCAGCCGGCCCCCTGCCCGCCTCTCGCTGCAGTGAGCCCTGCCTCCAGAATGAGGTGAAGAGTGTGCAGCCGGGCGAAGTCTGCTGCTGGCTCTGCATTCCGTGCCAGCCCTATGAGTACCGATTGGACGAATTCACTTGCGCTGATTGTGGCCTGGGCTACTGGCCCAATGCCAGCCTGACTGGCTGCTTCGAACTGCCCCAGGAGTACATCCGCTGGGGCGATGCCTGGGCTGTGGGACCTGTCACCATCGCCTGCCTCGGTGCCCTGGCCACCCTCTTTGTGCTGGGTGTCTTTGTGCGGCACAATGCCACACCAGTGGTCAAGGCCTCAGGTCGGGAGCTCTGCTACATCCTGCTGGGTGGTGTCTTCCTCTGCTACTGCATGACCTTCATCTTCATTGCCAAGCCATCCACGGCAGTGTGTACCTTACGGCGTCTTGGTTTGGGCACTGCCTTCTCTGTCTGCTACTCAGCCCTGCTCACCAAGACCAACCGCATTGCACGCATCTTCGGTGGGGCCCGGGAGGGTGCCCAGCGGCCACGCTTCATCAGTCCTGCCTCACAGGTGGCCATCTGCCTGGCACTTATCTCGGGCCAGCTGCTCATCGTGGTCGCCTGGCTGGTGGTGGAGGCACCGGGCACAGGCAAGGAGACAGCCCCCGAACGGCGGGAGGTGGTGACACTGCGCTGCAACCACCGCGATGCAAGTATGTTGGGCTCGCTGGCCTACAATGTGCTCCTCATCGCGCTCTGCACGCTTTATGCCTTCAAGACTCGCAAGTGCCCCGAAAACTTCAACGAGGCCAAGTTCATTGGCTTCACCATGTACACCACCTGCATCATCTGGCTGGCATTCCTGCCCATCTTCTATGTCACCTCCAGTGACTACCGG GTACAGACCACCACCATGTGCGTGTCAGTCAGCCTCAGCGGCTCCGTGGTGCTTGGCTGCCTCTTTGCGCCCAAGCTGCACATCATCCTCTTCCAGCCGCAGAAGAACGTGGTTAGCCACCGGGCACCCACCAGCCGCTTTGGCAGTGCTGCTGCCAGGgccagctccagccttggccaag GGTCTGGCTCCCAGTTTGTCCCCACTGTTTGCAATGGCCGTGAGGTGGTGGACTCGACAACGTCATCGCTTTGA
- the GRM2 gene encoding metabotropic glutamate receptor 2 isoform X6, translating into MTAADHHYASGRITVGTVGDKAWKPWPRPPFAQLTPTMRSALTALVMVLAATTSSPICVQAVGAIATRSEPCLQNEVKSVQPGEVCCWLCIPCQPYEYRLDEFTCADCGLGYWPNASLTGCFELPQEYIRWGDAWAVGPVTIACLGALATLFVLGVFVRHNATPVVKASGRELCYILLGGVFLCYCMTFIFIAKPSTAVCTLRRLGLGTAFSVCYSALLTKTNRIARIFGGAREGAQRPRFISPASQVAICLALISGQLLIVVAWLVVEAPGTGKETAPERREVVTLRCNHRDASMLGSLAYNVLLIALCTLYAFKTRKCPENFNEAKFIGFTMYTTCIIWLAFLPIFYVTSSDYRVQTTTMCVSVSLSGSVVLGCLFAPKLHIILFQPQKNVVSHRAPTSRFGSAAARASSSLGQGSGSQFVPTVCNGREVVDSTTSSL; encoded by the exons ATGACTGCTGCAGATCATCACTATGCTTCAGGAAGAATCACCGTGGGAACAGTGGGAGACAAAGCTTGGAAGCCCTGGCCCAGG CCCCCTTTCGCCCAGCTGACACCCACAATGAGGTCCGCTTTGACCGCTTTGGTGATGGTATTGGCCGCTACAACATCTTCACCTATCTGCGTGCAGGCAGTGGGCGCTATCGCTACCAGAAG TGAGCCCTGCCTCCAGAATGAGGTGAAGAGTGTGCAGCCGGGCGAAGTCTGCTGCTGGCTCTGCATTCCGTGCCAGCCCTATGAGTACCGATTGGACGAATTCACTTGCGCTGATTGTGGCCTGGGCTACTGGCCCAATGCCAGCCTGACTGGCTGCTTCGAACTGCCCCAGGAGTACATCCGCTGGGGCGATGCCTGGGCTGTGGGACCTGTCACCATCGCCTGCCTCGGTGCCCTGGCCACCCTCTTTGTGCTGGGTGTCTTTGTGCGGCACAATGCCACACCAGTGGTCAAGGCCTCAGGTCGGGAGCTCTGCTACATCCTGCTGGGTGGTGTCTTCCTCTGCTACTGCATGACCTTCATCTTCATTGCCAAGCCATCCACGGCAGTGTGTACCTTACGGCGTCTTGGTTTGGGCACTGCCTTCTCTGTCTGCTACTCAGCCCTGCTCACCAAGACCAACCGCATTGCACGCATCTTCGGTGGGGCCCGGGAGGGTGCCCAGCGGCCACGCTTCATCAGTCCTGCCTCACAGGTGGCCATCTGCCTGGCACTTATCTCGGGCCAGCTGCTCATCGTGGTCGCCTGGCTGGTGGTGGAGGCACCGGGCACAGGCAAGGAGACAGCCCCCGAACGGCGGGAGGTGGTGACACTGCGCTGCAACCACCGCGATGCAAGTATGTTGGGCTCGCTGGCCTACAATGTGCTCCTCATCGCGCTCTGCACGCTTTATGCCTTCAAGACTCGCAAGTGCCCCGAAAACTTCAACGAGGCCAAGTTCATTGGCTTCACCATGTACACCACCTGCATCATCTGGCTGGCATTCCTGCCCATCTTCTATGTCACCTCCAGTGACTACCGG GTACAGACCACCACCATGTGCGTGTCAGTCAGCCTCAGCGGCTCCGTGGTGCTTGGCTGCCTCTTTGCGCCCAAGCTGCACATCATCCTCTTCCAGCCGCAGAAGAACGTGGTTAGCCACCGGGCACCCACCAGCCGCTTTGGCAGTGCTGCTGCCAGGgccagctccagccttggccaag GGTCTGGCTCCCAGTTTGTCCCCACTGTTTGCAATGGCCGTGAGGTGGTGGACTCGACAACGTCATCGCTTTGA
- the GRM2 gene encoding metabotropic glutamate receptor 2 isoform X4, with the protein MAEILRFFNWTYVSTVASEGDYGETGIEAFELEARARNICVATSEKVGRAMSRAAFEGVVRALLQKPSARVAVLFTRSEDARELLAASQRLNASFTWVASDGWGALESVVAGSEGAAEGAITIELASYPISDFASYFQSLDPWNNSRNPWFREFWEQRFRCSFRQRDCAAHSLRAVPFEQESKIMFVVNAVYAMAHALHNMHRALCPNTTRLCDAMRPVNGRRLYKDFVLNVKFDAPFRPADTHNEVRFDRFGDGIGRYNIFTYLRAGSGRYRYQKVGYWAEGLTLDTSLIPWASPSAGPLPASRCSEPCLQNEVKSVQPGEVCCWLCIPCQPYEYRLDEFTCADCGLGYWPNASLTGCFELPQEYIRWGDAWAVGPVTIACLGALATLFVLGVFVRHNATPVVKASGRELCYILLGGVFLCYCMTFIFIAKPSTAVCTLRRLGLGTAFSVCYSALLTKTNRIARIFGGAREGAQRPRFISPASQVAICLALISGQLLIVVAWLVVEAPGTGKETAPERREVVTLRCNHRDASMLGSLAYNVLLIALCTLYAFKTRKCPENFNEAKFIGFTMYTTCIIWLAFLPIFYVTSSDYRVQTTTMCVSVSLSGSVVLGCLFAPKLHIILFQPQKNVVSHRAPTSRFGSAAARASSSLGQGSGSQFVPTVCNGREVVDSTTSSL; encoded by the exons ATGGCTGAGATTCTCCGCTTCTTCAACTGGACCTATGTGTCCACTGTGGCGTCTGAGGGCGACTATGGCGAGACAGGCATTGAGGCCTTTGAGCTAGAGGCTCGTGCCCGCAACATCTGTGTGGCCACCTCGGAGAAAGTGGGCCGTGCCATGAGCCGCGCGGCCTTTGAGGGTGTGGTGCGAGCCCTGCTGCAGAAGCCCAGTGCCCGCGTGGCTGTCCTGTTCACCCGTTCTGAGGATGCCCGGGAGCTGCTTGCTGCCAGCCAGCGCCTCAATGCCAGCTTCACCTGGGTGGCCAGTGATGGTTGGGGGGCCCTGgagagtgtggtggcaggcagtgAGGGGGCTGCTGAGGGTGCTATCACCATCGAGCTGGCCTCCTACCCCATCAGTGACTTTGCCTCCTACTTCCAGAGCCTGGACCCTTGGAACAACAGCCGGAACCCCTGGTTCCGTGAATTCTGGGAGCAGAGGTTCCGCTGCAGCTTCCGGCAGCGAGACTGCGCAGCCCACTCTCTCCGGGCTGTGCCCTTTGAGCAGGAGTCCAAGATCATGTTTGTGGTCAATGCAGTGTACGCCATGGCCCATGCGCTCCACAACATGCACCGTGCCCTCTGCCCCAACACCACCCGGCTCTGTGACGCGATGCGGCCAGTTAACGGGCGCCGCCTCTACAAGGACTTTGTGCTCAACGTCAAGTTTGATG CCCCCTTTCGCCCAGCTGACACCCACAATGAGGTCCGCTTTGACCGCTTTGGTGATGGTATTGGCCGCTACAACATCTTCACCTATCTGCGTGCAGGCAGTGGGCGCTATCGCTACCAGAAGGTGGGCTACTGGGCAGAAGGCTTGACTCTGGACACCAGCCTCATCCCATGGGCCTCACCCTCAGCCGGCCCCCTGCCCGCCTCTCGCTGCAGTGAGCCCTGCCTCCAGAATGAGGTGAAGAGTGTGCAGCCGGGCGAAGTCTGCTGCTGGCTCTGCATTCCGTGCCAGCCCTATGAGTACCGATTGGACGAATTCACTTGCGCTGATTGTGGCCTGGGCTACTGGCCCAATGCCAGCCTGACTGGCTGCTTCGAACTGCCCCAGGAGTACATCCGCTGGGGCGATGCCTGGGCTGTGGGACCTGTCACCATCGCCTGCCTCGGTGCCCTGGCCACCCTCTTTGTGCTGGGTGTCTTTGTGCGGCACAATGCCACACCAGTGGTCAAGGCCTCAGGTCGGGAGCTCTGCTACATCCTGCTGGGTGGTGTCTTCCTCTGCTACTGCATGACCTTCATCTTCATTGCCAAGCCATCCACGGCAGTGTGTACCTTACGGCGTCTTGGTTTGGGCACTGCCTTCTCTGTCTGCTACTCAGCCCTGCTCACCAAGACCAACCGCATTGCACGCATCTTCGGTGGGGCCCGGGAGGGTGCCCAGCGGCCACGCTTCATCAGTCCTGCCTCACAGGTGGCCATCTGCCTGGCACTTATCTCGGGCCAGCTGCTCATCGTGGTCGCCTGGCTGGTGGTGGAGGCACCGGGCACAGGCAAGGAGACAGCCCCCGAACGGCGGGAGGTGGTGACACTGCGCTGCAACCACCGCGATGCAAGTATGTTGGGCTCGCTGGCCTACAATGTGCTCCTCATCGCGCTCTGCACGCTTTATGCCTTCAAGACTCGCAAGTGCCCCGAAAACTTCAACGAGGCCAAGTTCATTGGCTTCACCATGTACACCACCTGCATCATCTGGCTGGCATTCCTGCCCATCTTCTATGTCACCTCCAGTGACTACCGG GTACAGACCACCACCATGTGCGTGTCAGTCAGCCTCAGCGGCTCCGTGGTGCTTGGCTGCCTCTTTGCGCCCAAGCTGCACATCATCCTCTTCCAGCCGCAGAAGAACGTGGTTAGCCACCGGGCACCCACCAGCCGCTTTGGCAGTGCTGCTGCCAGGgccagctccagccttggccaag GGTCTGGCTCCCAGTTTGTCCCCACTGTTTGCAATGGCCGTGAGGTGGTGGACTCGACAACGTCATCGCTTTGA
- the GRM2 gene encoding metabotropic glutamate receptor 2 isoform d (isoform d is encoded by transcript variant 4): MTAADHHYASGRITVGTVGDKAWKPWPRVKMKTPFRPADTHNEVRFDRFGDGIGRYNIFTYLRAGSGRYRYQKVGYWAEGLTLDTSLIPWASPSAGPLPASRCSEPCLQNEVKSVQPGEVCCWLCIPCQPYEYRLDEFTCADCGLGYWPNASLTGCFELPQEYIRWGDAWAVGPVTIACLGALATLFVLGVFVRHNATPVVKASGRELCYILLGGVFLCYCMTFIFIAKPSTAVCTLRRLGLGTAFSVCYSALLTKTNRIARIFGGAREGAQRPRFISPASQVAICLALISGQLLIVVAWLVVEAPGTGKETAPERREVVTLRCNHRDASMLGSLAYNVLLIALCTLYAFKTRKCPENFNEAKFIGFTMYTTCIIWLAFLPIFYVTSSDYRVQTTTMCVSVSLSGSVVLGCLFAPKLHIILFQPQKNVVSHRAPTSRFGSAAARASSSLGQGSGSQFVPTVCNGREVVDSTTSSL; this comes from the exons ATGACTGCTGCAGATCATCACTATGCTTCAGGAAGAATCACCGTGGGAACAGTGGGAGACAAAGCTTGGAAGCCCTGGCCCAGGGTTAAGATGAAGA CCCCCTTTCGCCCAGCTGACACCCACAATGAGGTCCGCTTTGACCGCTTTGGTGATGGTATTGGCCGCTACAACATCTTCACCTATCTGCGTGCAGGCAGTGGGCGCTATCGCTACCAGAAGGTGGGCTACTGGGCAGAAGGCTTGACTCTGGACACCAGCCTCATCCCATGGGCCTCACCCTCAGCCGGCCCCCTGCCCGCCTCTCGCTGCAGTGAGCCCTGCCTCCAGAATGAGGTGAAGAGTGTGCAGCCGGGCGAAGTCTGCTGCTGGCTCTGCATTCCGTGCCAGCCCTATGAGTACCGATTGGACGAATTCACTTGCGCTGATTGTGGCCTGGGCTACTGGCCCAATGCCAGCCTGACTGGCTGCTTCGAACTGCCCCAGGAGTACATCCGCTGGGGCGATGCCTGGGCTGTGGGACCTGTCACCATCGCCTGCCTCGGTGCCCTGGCCACCCTCTTTGTGCTGGGTGTCTTTGTGCGGCACAATGCCACACCAGTGGTCAAGGCCTCAGGTCGGGAGCTCTGCTACATCCTGCTGGGTGGTGTCTTCCTCTGCTACTGCATGACCTTCATCTTCATTGCCAAGCCATCCACGGCAGTGTGTACCTTACGGCGTCTTGGTTTGGGCACTGCCTTCTCTGTCTGCTACTCAGCCCTGCTCACCAAGACCAACCGCATTGCACGCATCTTCGGTGGGGCCCGGGAGGGTGCCCAGCGGCCACGCTTCATCAGTCCTGCCTCACAGGTGGCCATCTGCCTGGCACTTATCTCGGGCCAGCTGCTCATCGTGGTCGCCTGGCTGGTGGTGGAGGCACCGGGCACAGGCAAGGAGACAGCCCCCGAACGGCGGGAGGTGGTGACACTGCGCTGCAACCACCGCGATGCAAGTATGTTGGGCTCGCTGGCCTACAATGTGCTCCTCATCGCGCTCTGCACGCTTTATGCCTTCAAGACTCGCAAGTGCCCCGAAAACTTCAACGAGGCCAAGTTCATTGGCTTCACCATGTACACCACCTGCATCATCTGGCTGGCATTCCTGCCCATCTTCTATGTCACCTCCAGTGACTACCGG GTACAGACCACCACCATGTGCGTGTCAGTCAGCCTCAGCGGCTCCGTGGTGCTTGGCTGCCTCTTTGCGCCCAAGCTGCACATCATCCTCTTCCAGCCGCAGAAGAACGTGGTTAGCCACCGGGCACCCACCAGCCGCTTTGGCAGTGCTGCTGCCAGGgccagctccagccttggccaag GGTCTGGCTCCCAGTTTGTCCCCACTGTTTGCAATGGCCGTGAGGTGGTGGACTCGACAACGTCATCGCTTTGA